Proteins found in one Gordonia sp. PDNC005 genomic segment:
- a CDS encoding F0F1 ATP synthase subunit epsilon, with protein sequence MSDKTFRLDVVAPDAALYSGEATFVSAQTTVGQIGILANHEPMLGELAAGGAVVLTEADGARKALAVQGGFLSVSATTVTVLAESAQFSTDIDVAAERAVLESATEGSEAFLTAKSRIRAVEAVS encoded by the coding sequence ATGTCTGACAAGACTTTCCGTCTCGACGTGGTCGCACCGGACGCCGCTCTCTACTCCGGAGAGGCGACGTTCGTCAGCGCACAGACCACCGTCGGTCAGATCGGCATCCTGGCCAACCACGAGCCGATGCTCGGCGAGCTCGCCGCAGGCGGCGCCGTGGTCCTCACGGAGGCGGACGGTGCTCGCAAGGCACTGGCCGTTCAGGGTGGGTTCCTGTCGGTCTCGGCCACCACGGTGACCGTGCTCGCAGAGTCCGCGCAGTTCTCCACTGACATCGATGTGGCCGCAGAGCGTGCCGTATTGGAGTCGGCGACCGAGGGCAGCGAAGCCTTCCTCACCGCGAAGTCTCGTATTCGCGCCGTGGAAGCCGTGAGCTGA
- the atpD gene encoding F0F1 ATP synthase subunit beta, which translates to MTAAVTDSNAGAATATAGRVARVIGPVVDVEFPRGAIPKLFNALHAEVTLAAVAKTLTLEVAQHLGDNMVRTVSMQPTDGLVRGASVVDTGKPISVPVGDVVKGHVFNALGDCLDAPGTGRDGEQWGIHRKPPAFDQLEGKTEILETGIKVIDLLTPYVKGGKIGLFGGAGVGKTVLIQEMITRIAREFSGTSVFAGVGERTREGTDLHLEMEEMGVLQDTALVFGQMDEPPGTRMRVALSALTMAEYFRDVQQQDVLLFIDNIFRFTQAGSEVSTLLGRMPSAVGYQPTLADEMGELQERITSTKGRSITSLQAIYVPADDYTDPAPATTFAHLDATTELSRPISQLGIYPAVDPLTSTSRILEASIVGDEHFRVANEVKRILQKYKELQDIIAILGMDELSEEDKVTVARARRIQKFLGQNFLVAEKFTGQVGSVVPLAETIDAFDRLCKGEFDHLPEQAFNSCGGLDDVLAAAEKIAGK; encoded by the coding sequence ATGACTGCAGCAGTCACCGACTCGAACGCGGGTGCCGCTACGGCCACCGCGGGTCGTGTCGCCCGGGTGATCGGCCCCGTCGTCGACGTCGAGTTCCCGCGCGGCGCCATCCCCAAACTGTTCAACGCCCTGCACGCCGAGGTCACCCTCGCCGCTGTCGCCAAGACGCTGACCCTCGAGGTCGCACAGCATCTCGGTGACAACATGGTGCGCACCGTCTCGATGCAGCCGACCGACGGCCTGGTTCGCGGCGCTTCCGTCGTCGACACCGGCAAGCCGATCTCGGTTCCCGTCGGCGACGTCGTCAAGGGTCACGTCTTCAACGCACTGGGCGACTGCCTGGACGCGCCGGGCACCGGTCGCGACGGCGAGCAGTGGGGCATCCACCGCAAGCCCCCGGCCTTCGACCAGCTCGAGGGAAAGACGGAGATCCTCGAGACCGGCATCAAGGTCATCGACCTCCTGACCCCGTACGTCAAGGGCGGCAAGATCGGCCTGTTCGGTGGCGCCGGTGTCGGCAAGACCGTTCTGATCCAGGAGATGATCACCCGTATCGCTCGCGAGTTCTCCGGCACCTCGGTGTTCGCGGGCGTCGGCGAGCGTACCCGTGAGGGCACCGACCTCCACCTGGAAATGGAAGAGATGGGCGTCCTTCAGGACACCGCCCTCGTCTTCGGCCAGATGGATGAGCCCCCAGGGACGCGTATGCGCGTCGCTCTCTCGGCTCTGACCATGGCCGAGTACTTCCGCGACGTGCAGCAGCAGGACGTTCTGCTGTTCATCGACAACATCTTCCGTTTCACCCAGGCCGGTTCCGAGGTCTCGACCCTTCTCGGTCGTATGCCTTCGGCCGTCGGTTACCAGCCGACGCTGGCCGACGAGATGGGTGAGCTGCAGGAGCGCATCACGTCGACCAAGGGTCGCTCGATCACCTCGCTGCAGGCGATCTACGTTCCCGCCGACGATTACACCGACCCGGCTCCGGCGACCACGTTCGCGCACCTCGATGCGACGACCGAGCTCTCGCGCCCGATCTCACAGCTGGGCATCTACCCGGCCGTGGATCCGCTGACCTCGACCTCGCGCATCCTCGAGGCTTCGATCGTCGGTGACGAGCACTTCCGCGTCGCCAACGAGGTCAAGCGCATCCTGCAGAAGTACAAGGAACTGCAGGACATCATCGCGATCCTCGGTATGGACGAGCTCTCGGAAGAGGACAAGGTCACGGTCGCCCGCGCGCGTCGTATCCAGAAGTTCCTCGGCCAGAACTTCCTGGTCGCCGAGAAGTTCACCGGCCAGGTCGGCTCGGTCGTCCCGCTCGCCGAGACCATCGATGCGTTCGACCGCCTGTGCAAGGGCGAGTTCGATCACCTGCCGGAGCAGGCGTTCAACAGCTGTGGCGGACTCGACGACGTCCTCGCTGCCGCTGAGAAGATCGCCGGAAAGTAG
- the atpA gene encoding F0F1 ATP synthase subunit alpha, with amino-acid sequence MAELTISSDEIRSAIASYTQEVGSQATREEVGTVTDTGDGIAHVAGLPGAMANELLEFEGGIRGVALNLDLDEVGAVILGDSQNIEEGQEVKRTGNVLSVPVGDKFLGRVIDPLGSPIDGLGAIESEGDRVLELQAASVLERQPVEESLATGIKAIDAMTAIGRGQRQLIIGDRKTGKTAVCIDAILNQKDNWATGDPEKQVRCIYVAIGQKGSTIAGVKTALEEAGAMEYTTIVAAPASDSAGFKWLAPYTGSALGQHWMYQGKHVLIVFDDLSKQAEAYRAISLLLRRPPGREAYPGDVFYLHSRLLERSAKLSDALGGGSMTALPIIETKANDVSAFIPTNVISITDGQVFLESDLFNKGVRPAINVGISVSRVGGAAQTKGLKDVSGSLRLELAQFRELEAFSAFASDLDAASKAQLERGARWVELLKQDQYSPVSVEDQIVSLYLCGEGFMDSVPVADIRRFESELLADLHHTAAGVYSNIEGGKKLSGDDKAALATATDNFKAGFIATDGSRVVEVEADALAAEDVESETIRVTKKQK; translated from the coding sequence ATGGCGGAGTTGACCATCTCCTCCGATGAAATTCGGAGCGCGATCGCAAGTTACACCCAGGAAGTGGGCAGCCAGGCCACTCGCGAAGAGGTGGGCACTGTCACCGACACCGGTGACGGCATCGCTCACGTCGCAGGCCTGCCCGGTGCCATGGCCAACGAGCTCCTCGAGTTCGAGGGCGGCATCCGCGGTGTGGCTCTGAACCTCGATCTCGACGAGGTCGGCGCCGTCATCCTCGGCGACTCGCAGAACATCGAAGAAGGCCAGGAAGTCAAGCGCACCGGCAACGTGCTGTCGGTTCCCGTCGGCGACAAGTTCCTCGGCCGCGTCATCGACCCGCTGGGCAGCCCGATCGACGGCCTCGGCGCCATCGAGTCCGAGGGCGACCGCGTCCTCGAGCTCCAGGCAGCCTCCGTCCTCGAGCGTCAGCCGGTCGAGGAGTCCCTGGCCACCGGTATCAAGGCCATCGACGCGATGACCGCGATCGGCCGCGGTCAGCGTCAGCTGATCATCGGCGACCGTAAGACCGGCAAGACCGCGGTCTGCATCGACGCGATCCTGAACCAGAAGGACAACTGGGCGACCGGCGACCCGGAGAAGCAGGTTCGCTGCATCTACGTCGCGATCGGCCAGAAGGGCTCGACCATCGCGGGCGTCAAGACCGCCCTCGAAGAGGCCGGCGCGATGGAGTACACCACCATCGTCGCAGCTCCCGCCTCCGACTCCGCCGGCTTCAAGTGGCTCGCACCGTACACCGGTTCGGCACTCGGCCAGCACTGGATGTACCAGGGCAAGCATGTCCTCATCGTGTTCGACGACCTGTCGAAGCAGGCTGAGGCCTACCGCGCCATCTCGCTGCTGCTGCGTCGCCCGCCGGGCCGCGAGGCGTACCCGGGTGACGTCTTCTACTTGCACTCGCGTCTGCTGGAGCGCTCGGCCAAGCTGTCCGACGCACTCGGCGGCGGTTCGATGACCGCGCTGCCGATCATCGAGACCAAGGCCAACGACGTCTCGGCGTTCATCCCGACCAACGTCATCTCGATCACCGACGGACAGGTCTTCCTGGAGTCGGACCTGTTCAACAAGGGTGTTCGACCCGCCATCAACGTCGGCATCTCGGTGTCTCGTGTCGGTGGCGCCGCCCAGACCAAGGGTCTCAAGGACGTCTCGGGTTCGCTGCGTCTGGAGCTCGCACAGTTCCGTGAGCTGGAAGCCTTCTCGGCCTTCGCCTCGGACCTGGACGCCGCTTCGAAGGCACAGCTCGAGCGTGGCGCCCGCTGGGTGGAGCTGCTGAAGCAGGACCAGTACAGCCCGGTGTCCGTGGAAGACCAGATCGTGTCGCTCTACCTCTGTGGTGAGGGCTTCATGGACTCGGTGCCCGTCGCCGACATCCGCCGCTTCGAGTCGGAGCTCCTGGCCGACTTGCACCACACGGCCGCAGGGGTCTACTCGAACATCGAGGGCGGCAAGAAGCTCTCGGGCGACGACAAGGCTGCTCTCGCGACCGCGACGGACAACTTCAAGGCAGGCTTCATCGCCACCGACGGCAGCCGTGTCGTCGAGGTCGAGGCCGATGCTCTGGCTGCCGAGGACGTCGAGTCCGAGACGATCCGAGTGACGAAGAAGCAGAAGTAA
- a CDS encoding serine hydroxymethyltransferase encodes MTGPLDAVDPQISELISREAARRAGSLQMLAAETIATPAVRAAMGSVLADKYAEGYPGRRYHGGSDVVDDVERLAVDRAHTLFGADYVNVQPLSWALANFAVYAAFAQPGDQVMSLSLRHGGHQSHGSRANLSGRWFSVVNYEVRHDTEQVDYDRIRDMALIHRPRILLAGGTAYSRTWDYAAMRTIADEAGCVLWVDGAHVMGLAAGGVIESPVPYADVVSVATNKVMRGPRGGLLLARGEHAEALSRAVYPFLQGAPAMHSIAAKAVAFGESSTETYRQYARDVAALASALADDFTARGLQVVSGGTDTHIGIVDVTPLGVTGREATRRLAASGIVVDKAITPFDRAAVSEGSAIRYGTAAVTAGGITPADAPAIADLMMIAMTSDDAAVHADVAASVARLGASE; translated from the coding sequence GTGACCGGGCCGCTCGACGCCGTCGACCCACAGATCAGTGAGCTGATCAGCCGCGAGGCCGCACGCCGTGCGGGCAGCCTGCAGATGCTCGCCGCCGAGACGATCGCGACACCCGCGGTCCGCGCCGCAATGGGTTCGGTGCTCGCTGACAAGTACGCCGAGGGGTACCCCGGCCGCCGCTATCACGGCGGCTCCGACGTCGTCGACGACGTGGAACGACTCGCCGTCGACCGCGCGCACACGCTGTTCGGCGCGGACTACGTGAACGTTCAGCCGCTGTCGTGGGCGCTGGCCAACTTCGCCGTCTACGCGGCGTTCGCACAGCCGGGCGATCAGGTCATGTCCCTGAGCCTCCGCCACGGCGGACACCAGTCGCACGGATCGCGGGCGAATCTGTCCGGCCGTTGGTTCAGCGTGGTGAACTACGAGGTCCGGCACGACACGGAACAGGTCGACTACGACCGCATCCGCGACATGGCGCTCATCCACCGGCCACGCATCCTGCTCGCCGGCGGTACCGCCTACTCGCGGACCTGGGACTACGCAGCGATGCGGACCATCGCCGACGAGGCCGGTTGTGTGCTCTGGGTGGACGGCGCGCACGTCATGGGCTTGGCGGCAGGCGGAGTGATCGAGTCTCCCGTCCCGTACGCCGACGTCGTCTCCGTCGCGACCAACAAGGTGATGCGCGGACCGCGCGGTGGACTGCTCCTCGCCCGCGGAGAGCACGCCGAGGCGCTGTCTCGGGCGGTATACCCGTTCTTGCAGGGCGCGCCCGCGATGCATTCGATCGCGGCCAAAGCGGTTGCGTTCGGAGAATCCTCCACCGAGACGTACAGGCAGTACGCGCGAGACGTCGCCGCTCTGGCATCCGCCCTCGCGGATGACTTCACCGCTCGCGGACTGCAGGTGGTCAGCGGCGGAACAGACACGCACATCGGAATCGTCGACGTGACTCCGCTCGGTGTCACCGGACGTGAAGCGACGCGACGCCTGGCTGCCTCGGGCATCGTCGTCGACAAGGCGATCACGCCCTTCGACCGTGCAGCGGTCTCCGAGGGCTCGGCGATCCGTTATGGAACAGCCGCCGTCACCGCCGGTGGGATCACGCCGGCCGATGCTCCCGCGATCGCAGATCTCATGATGATCGCGATGACGTCCGACGACGCCGCCGTGCACGCCGACGTGGCCGCCTCGGTCGCCCGCCTCGGAGCGTCCGAATGA
- a CDS encoding F0F1 ATP synthase subunit B: MITTSMILANEGETADAPNPLLPLWFDITWSLVAFAVVLFVFWKFVIPKYRQVLDERRDTIEGGIERAEAAQAEAAASLKAYREQLAGAREEAAGIREEARNQGTQIIADLKAQATAESDRIIANGHTQLDAQRQQVVSELRGDLGKMSVDLAEKLVGASLQDDVKQAGTVDRFLAELDDAASAK; this comes from the coding sequence ATGATCACCACCAGCATGATCCTCGCGAACGAGGGTGAGACGGCGGATGCGCCTAATCCGCTGCTCCCGCTGTGGTTCGACATCACCTGGTCGCTGGTCGCCTTCGCTGTCGTCCTCTTCGTCTTCTGGAAGTTCGTCATTCCGAAGTACCGCCAGGTGCTGGACGAGCGTCGCGACACGATCGAAGGCGGCATCGAGCGCGCTGAGGCTGCACAGGCCGAAGCCGCCGCGTCGCTGAAGGCGTACCGCGAGCAGCTCGCAGGCGCTCGTGAAGAGGCAGCCGGAATCCGCGAAGAAGCCCGCAACCAGGGCACCCAGATCATCGCGGATCTGAAGGCTCAGGCGACTGCCGAGAGTGACCGGATCATCGCCAACGGACACACCCAGCTCGACGCGCAGCGTCAGCAGGTCGTCTCCGAACTGCGCGGTGACCTCGGAAAGATGTCGGTCGACCTGGCCGAGAAGCTCGTCGGAGCTTCGCTGCAGGACGACGTCAAGCAGGCCGGAACTGTTGACCGGTTCCTCGCCGAGCTCGACGACGCGGCAAGCGCCAAGTAA
- a CDS encoding DUF2550 domain-containing protein, with translation MPPWLWILCLVVLGGVAGMSLVVYRLRLMRSAGTPMLLRELPAAADSGWRHGAIHYTDDALVYYRLSSLRPGPTLSLSRRRIDVVGRRSPSGTELEIMDDDVVVVELAVGRRGQGGRYEIAMAPELVMAFQSWIEARSPKRARRRPAA, from the coding sequence ATGCCACCGTGGTTGTGGATTCTCTGTCTGGTCGTGCTCGGCGGAGTCGCCGGCATGAGTCTGGTCGTGTACCGGCTCCGCCTGATGCGGTCGGCGGGAACGCCGATGCTGCTGCGCGAACTGCCGGCAGCCGCCGATTCAGGATGGCGTCACGGCGCCATCCACTACACAGACGATGCGCTCGTGTACTACCGGCTGTCTTCGTTGAGGCCCGGACCGACGCTGAGTCTGTCTCGTCGACGCATCGACGTCGTTGGGCGTCGCAGCCCGTCCGGCACCGAACTCGAGATCATGGACGACGACGTGGTGGTCGTCGAACTCGCAGTGGGACGCCGCGGCCAGGGCGGTCGCTACGAGATCGCGATGGCGCCAGAATTGGTGATGGCGTTCCAATCCTGGATCGAAGCGCGATCTCCCAAGCGAGCTCGCCGTCGCCCCGCCGCCTGA
- a CDS encoding MraY family glycosyltransferase codes for MNLLALDAGTGGAGVPLRELALVGLTAAGVTYLLTSLVRVFAVKAGAVAVPRERDVHVIPTPRLGGVGMYFGVVCAIGLAAQLPALNRGFAYTHDMLAVITAGLVIVLVGVIDDRWGLDALTKFVGQLTAAGVLVIMGVSWYLLYVPFGDIGTVVLDPLQAGLLTVAITVTTINAMNFIDGLDGLAAGLGLIAAAAICLFSLGLLHDQGGDVSYYPPALITTALAGACLGFLPHNFSPARIFMGDSGAMLIGLMLGAASTSASGRVARSAYGPADMFTLLSPLILIAAVMFIPLLDMVMAVIRRTRSGVGFYTPDKMHLHHRLLEIGHTQRRVALVIYLWVGLLAFAVAASTLVSPAVVGPVFVVGVVLALIATFAPRLHRRFAR; via the coding sequence ATGAACCTGCTGGCCCTCGACGCCGGGACCGGGGGAGCGGGTGTTCCGTTACGCGAGCTCGCGCTCGTCGGTCTCACGGCGGCAGGCGTCACCTACCTTCTGACCTCTCTCGTCCGTGTGTTCGCGGTCAAAGCCGGCGCTGTCGCCGTCCCTCGTGAACGCGACGTGCACGTGATCCCGACTCCTCGCCTAGGCGGAGTCGGCATGTACTTCGGCGTTGTCTGCGCCATCGGTCTCGCCGCCCAGTTGCCGGCCCTGAACAGGGGATTCGCGTACACCCACGACATGCTGGCCGTCATCACGGCAGGACTGGTGATCGTGCTGGTCGGCGTCATCGACGACAGGTGGGGGCTCGACGCCCTCACCAAGTTCGTCGGTCAGCTGACCGCTGCCGGTGTCCTGGTCATCATGGGTGTCAGCTGGTATCTCCTGTACGTGCCGTTCGGCGACATCGGCACGGTGGTCCTCGACCCCCTGCAGGCCGGGCTGTTGACGGTCGCGATTACTGTCACGACGATCAACGCGATGAACTTCATCGACGGGCTCGACGGTCTGGCAGCCGGACTCGGCCTGATCGCGGCCGCCGCGATCTGCCTCTTCTCGCTCGGACTGCTGCACGACCAGGGCGGAGATGTGAGCTACTACCCGCCGGCCCTCATCACGACCGCGCTCGCCGGAGCGTGCCTCGGCTTCCTGCCGCACAACTTCTCGCCCGCACGTATCTTCATGGGCGACTCGGGCGCCATGCTGATCGGCCTGATGCTCGGGGCTGCGTCGACCAGCGCCTCGGGTCGCGTCGCCCGCAGCGCGTACGGACCCGCCGACATGTTCACGCTGCTCTCCCCGCTGATCTTGATCGCGGCAGTGATGTTCATCCCGCTGCTCGACATGGTCATGGCAGTCATCCGGCGCACGCGTTCGGGTGTCGGTTTCTACACGCCGGACAAGATGCATTTGCATCACCGTCTTCTGGAGATCGGCCACACTCAGCGCCGAGTCGCACTGGTCATCTACCTGTGGGTCGGTCTGCTGGCGTTCGCCGTCGCGGCGTCCACACTCGTCTCGCCCGCCGTGGTCGGCCCCGTGTTCGTCGTCGGAGTGGTGCTTGCGCTGATTGCGACCTTCGCACCGCGTCTACACCGCCGGTTCGCTAGATAG
- a CDS encoding F0F1 ATP synthase subunit gamma, translated as MATIRELRSRIRSIQSTKKITKAQELIATSRITKAQARVAAARPYSEEITRVVTTLASASSSLDSPLLTARETPKRAAVLVVTSDSGQCGGYNSNVLKETEELLSLLRSEGKTPVVYVMGRKGIGYYTFRDRPIAASWSGFSQQPAFADSAAAVHHLVDAFLAGSDESVALPQGGEIEGFDELHVVYTRFVSMLTQKPIVRRMAPIDIEFETEQLQMGDDLLVDNGNAHVSAEVEFEPEAKELLDALLPKYVASRIFAALLDAAASENAARRTAMKAATDNANELEKSLSRQANAARQAQITQEISEIVGGVEALAN; from the coding sequence ATGGCCACTATTCGGGAGCTGCGCTCGCGGATCAGGTCGATTCAGTCGACCAAGAAGATCACGAAGGCGCAGGAGCTGATCGCGACCTCGCGTATCACCAAGGCACAGGCTCGCGTGGCTGCCGCGCGTCCCTACTCCGAGGAGATCACGCGGGTCGTCACGACGCTGGCCAGCGCGAGTTCGTCGCTGGACAGCCCGCTGTTGACTGCTCGCGAGACGCCCAAGCGGGCAGCTGTGCTGGTCGTGACCAGTGACAGCGGCCAGTGCGGCGGCTACAACTCGAACGTGCTCAAGGAGACCGAAGAGCTTCTGTCGCTGCTCCGCAGTGAGGGCAAGACGCCGGTCGTGTATGTGATGGGCCGCAAGGGCATCGGGTACTACACGTTCCGCGATCGTCCGATCGCAGCGAGCTGGTCGGGCTTCTCACAGCAGCCCGCATTCGCCGACAGCGCGGCAGCGGTTCACCACCTGGTGGACGCGTTCCTCGCCGGGTCGGACGAGTCGGTCGCGCTGCCACAGGGCGGCGAGATCGAGGGCTTCGACGAGCTGCACGTGGTCTACACGCGCTTCGTGTCGATGCTGACGCAGAAGCCGATCGTCCGCCGCATGGCGCCGATCGACATCGAGTTCGAGACCGAGCAGCTGCAGATGGGCGACGACCTGCTCGTCGACAACGGCAACGCACACGTCTCGGCCGAGGTCGAGTTCGAGCCGGAGGCCAAGGAACTGCTCGACGCGCTGCTTCCCAAGTACGTCGCGTCGCGCATCTTCGCGGCCCTGCTCGATGCCGCTGCATCGGAGAACGCCGCACGTCGTACTGCTATGAAGGCGGCCACCGACAACGCGAACGAGCTCGAGAAGAGCCTGTCCAGGCAGGCCAACGCGGCACGTCAGGCACAGATCACCCAGGAAATCAGCGAAATCGTCGGCGGCGTCGAGGCGCTGGCGAACTGA
- the atpB gene encoding F0F1 ATP synthase subunit A, with the protein MDRLMLIRVVVSVAVALGFLIAMRSPKIIPTGAQNVAESFLDWVRTNIAEEILGKENGRKFLPIIASIFFATIFLNLTSIIPFMNISSNARVGMPLVMALVAYITYCWVGIAKFGFFGFIKSSIVLPGVPLPIHFLLVPIEFLSTFILRPFTLTIRLMANMLAGHIMLALFFAATQYFIIDQSGIWTLAGIGGLIAAIGFTFFELLVIALQAYIFALLTAVYIDQSIHADSH; encoded by the coding sequence ATGGATCGCCTCATGCTCATCCGCGTAGTGGTGTCCGTTGCTGTGGCACTCGGGTTCCTCATCGCGATGCGCAGCCCGAAAATCATTCCGACTGGCGCCCAGAACGTCGCGGAGAGCTTCCTCGACTGGGTCCGGACGAACATCGCCGAAGAGATTCTGGGCAAGGAGAACGGGCGCAAGTTCCTCCCGATCATCGCCTCGATCTTCTTCGCGACGATCTTTCTCAACCTGACGTCGATCATCCCATTCATGAACATCTCGTCGAACGCGCGTGTCGGTATGCCGCTGGTGATGGCTCTCGTCGCCTACATCACCTATTGCTGGGTCGGTATCGCCAAGTTCGGGTTCTTCGGATTCATCAAGTCGTCGATCGTGCTTCCGGGTGTCCCGCTGCCGATCCACTTCCTCCTGGTGCCGATCGAATTCCTGTCGACCTTCATCCTGCGTCCGTTTACGTTGACGATTCGACTCATGGCCAACATGCTCGCCGGCCACATCATGCTCGCGCTGTTCTTCGCCGCGACCCAGTACTTCATCATCGACCAGAGCGGCATCTGGACGCTCGCCGGTATCGGCGGTCTGATCGCCGCGATCGGCTTCACCTTCTTTGAGCTTCTGGTCATCGCCCTGCAGGCGTACATCTTCGCCCTGCTCACAGCCGTGTACATCGATCAGTCAATCCACGCGGACTCGCACTGA
- a CDS encoding ATP synthase F0 subunit C produces MSIAQTLAADSTITGAGFGAIGYGLAAIGPGIGVGIVAGKAIEGIARQPELAGQIRTTMFLGIALSEALALIGIVAGFIFG; encoded by the coding sequence ATGAGCATCGCCCAGACTCTGGCTGCAGACTCGACCATCACCGGTGCGGGCTTCGGCGCGATCGGTTACGGCCTCGCAGCCATCGGCCCCGGCATCGGTGTTGGCATCGTCGCCGGTAAGGCAATCGAGGGCATCGCACGCCAGCCCGAGCTCGCCGGCCAGATCCGCACCACAATGTTCCTCGGTATCGCACTCTCTGAAGCACTGGCGCTGATCGGTATCGTCGCTGGCTTCATCTTCGGATAG
- a CDS encoding F0F1 ATP synthase subunit delta produces MYAASSREALEGARVELETALRGSSAPATDSVTVGDELLSVAETVNDNRSLRTALADSATAADERAKIADTVLTGKVSDTTRAVVSSAAARNWSSDADLHRALQSLGIEALLFAAKETGRIDTVEEELFRLARIVKGDNALEQALSDRTRSTADRFGLLRKLINGKVDTVTEKLAVYGVSRTDVQPGDAIDELSQLAAASNGRKVAYVTSAGELSADQRTTLSAKLAAIYDAPVTLHVDIDPELLGGVVVRVGDERIDGSLSGKIATLRSGLR; encoded by the coding sequence ATGTACGCAGCGTCTAGCCGTGAAGCCCTCGAAGGGGCTCGCGTCGAGCTGGAGACCGCATTGCGCGGTTCGTCCGCACCGGCCACCGACTCGGTGACCGTCGGCGACGAACTGCTGTCGGTCGCCGAGACCGTCAACGACAATCGCTCGCTGCGCACCGCGCTGGCCGACTCGGCCACCGCTGCGGATGAGCGTGCGAAGATCGCCGACACCGTGCTGACCGGCAAGGTGTCCGATACCACGCGCGCTGTCGTCTCGTCGGCGGCCGCCCGAAATTGGTCGAGCGACGCCGACCTGCACCGCGCACTCCAGTCCCTCGGTATCGAGGCTCTGCTGTTCGCTGCCAAGGAGACCGGTCGCATCGACACCGTCGAGGAGGAACTCTTCCGCCTCGCACGGATCGTGAAGGGCGACAACGCCCTCGAACAGGCTCTGTCCGATCGCACTCGCAGCACCGCCGATCGCTTCGGACTGCTTCGCAAGCTGATCAACGGCAAGGTCGACACGGTCACCGAGAAGCTGGCCGTCTACGGCGTCAGTCGTACCGATGTCCAGCCGGGCGACGCGATCGACGAGCTCTCGCAGCTCGCCGCCGCAAGCAACGGCCGCAAGGTCGCTTATGTGACCAGTGCAGGGGAGCTCTCCGCAGATCAGCGCACCACGCTGTCGGCGAAGCTCGCCGCCATCTACGACGCGCCGGTCACCCTGCACGTCGACATCGATCCGGAACTCCTCGGTGGGGTCGTCGTCCGTGTGGGCGACGAGCGCATCGATGGCAGCCTGTCCGGCAAGATCGCAACGCTGCGCAGCGGCTTGCGCTAA